From a single Methanomicrobium sp. W14 genomic region:
- a CDS encoding uroporphyrinogen-III synthase: MLIAVTRLKEKAGKDNDLCKKYGHSCRIVSPMEAEVYTDRVVEFADKVNKNEYDCIFFTSALPAKSIGPLLRRWPRVIAIGPQTAKTLKGFGIDCEMLPAFYSRDFAPYLGDWISGKKIGIPRAAVPNPKLMEAIKESGGIPCEVHIYSLKPVNKKLDLEGCGAVLFTSANSFSYSVWNKDSGIIPIAIGEITAERMKEGGVSPSVTGDGSLEGTLSALNEYLKNKELP; encoded by the coding sequence ATGTTGATTGCAGTTACCCGCCTTAAGGAAAAGGCAGGAAAGGACAATGACCTGTGCAAAAAATACGGTCATTCCTGCCGGATTGTATCGCCCATGGAGGCAGAAGTATATACCGACAGGGTAGTTGAATTTGCGGATAAGGTAAATAAAAACGAATATGACTGCATTTTTTTCACAAGCGCCCTTCCGGCAAAATCAATCGGCCCTCTCCTCAGGAGGTGGCCCAGGGTAATTGCAATAGGACCACAGACCGCAAAAACCCTGAAGGGATTCGGAATAGACTGCGAGATGCTCCCTGCGTTTTATTCACGTGATTTCGCCCCGTATCTCGGAGACTGGATAAGCGGTAAAAAAATAGGCATCCCGCGTGCAGCCGTCCCTAACCCGAAACTGATGGAGGCCATAAAAGAAAGCGGTGGAATCCCCTGCGAGGTCCATATATACTCCCTTAAGCCGGTGAACAAAAAACTTGACCTTGAAGGGTGCGGTGCAGTACTTTTCACAAGCGCCAACTCGTTTTCATATTCTGTGTGGAATAAGGATTCCGGAATTATTCCCATTGCAATCGGAGAGATAACCGCCGAAAGAATGAAGGAAGGCGGTGTAAGTCCTTCAGTCACCGGTGACGGCTCGCTTGAAGGAACCCTTTCAGCGCTAAACGAATACCTGAAAAACAAAGAACTACCATGA
- a CDS encoding serine protease has translation MCSFRTIDGKVESPIGACVLLNDKGWIITAAHIFNPRLKHLQDTGSLEAYNSEINKINSDISLNANQKIRKISRIKKDGNWITDFSDVPFIDKNQYAIERIISNSKLDLAVAKLKDFRPQRSPEYPGFKKSGEIFPGKSVCKLGFPFNSIDSEFIQKDDKKFFKFLNNPFPMAIFPMDGIITRNLEFGKTKDGFDNLFIETSSPGLRRQSGGPIFDTNGIVWGIQSRTSHLSLDFSPKIKRNGKEIEENQFINLGIGVHPVTINQFLERNKIEDRIADY, from the coding sequence GTGTGCTCATTCAGGACAATAGATGGCAAAGTGGAAAGTCCGATAGGTGCCTGTGTTCTGCTAAACGATAAGGGCTGGATTATTACAGCAGCCCACATATTTAACCCGAGACTGAAACACCTTCAGGATACCGGAAGTCTGGAGGCTTACAACTCAGAAATCAATAAAATAAATTCTGATATCAGTTTAAATGCAAACCAGAAAATAAGAAAAATATCGAGGATTAAAAAAGACGGCAACTGGATTACTGACTTTTCAGACGTTCCATTTATTGATAAAAACCAGTATGCAATAGAGAGAATAATCTCAAATTCAAAATTAGACCTGGCTGTAGCTAAATTAAAGGACTTCAGACCACAGAGGTCTCCGGAATATCCCGGCTTTAAAAAATCCGGAGAGATATTCCCAGGAAAATCTGTATGCAAACTGGGTTTTCCATTCAACAGCATAGATTCGGAATTTATTCAAAAAGACGATAAAAAGTTCTTTAAATTTTTAAATAACCCGTTCCCGATGGCTATTTTTCCAATGGACGGGATAATCACAAGAAACTTGGAATTCGGAAAAACAAAAGACGGTTTTGATAACCTTTTCATTGAAACATCATCTCCCGGATTAAGGAGACAAAGCGGGGGCCCCATATTTGACACAAACGGGATAGTCTGGGGGATTCAGAGCCGCACATCTCATTTATCACTGGACTTTTCACCGAAGATTAAAAGAAACGGAAAAGAAATCGAAGAAAACCAGTTTATAAACCTGGGAATAGGCGTCCATCCTGTGACAATAAACCAGTTTCTTGAAAGAAATAAAATAGAGGATAGGATAGCAGATTATTAA
- a CDS encoding NOP5/NOP56 family protein: protein MQYWFGDINPDGSCSPVNGETGDYASRYMDINADMKDFAPVCVDDAVRCGFAESREDYLEKLRLLCIYLAEEKIREYYAKGDSELVQMVRMLDEMDHVINLLIERATEWYIVQNPKFSRKYKSMNARKMVAIIRHDKSSLGKIGYEIDRLSSERTRLMKEISGRADIVAPNCSALVGGLVAARLISRAGGLMQLSKMPSSAIQVLGAESALFTHLKGNTPSPKHGIIFQHRRVHNSKSEVRGKVSRALGGKLSIASKIDYFRGEADEAFIESAQKRIDSVFSQSGDDAE, encoded by the coding sequence ATGCAGTACTGGTTTGGGGATATAAACCCTGACGGCAGCTGTTCCCCGGTAAACGGTGAAACCGGTGATTATGCTTCCCGTTATATGGATATAAACGCTGATATGAAAGATTTTGCGCCCGTCTGTGTCGATGACGCAGTCAGGTGCGGTTTTGCAGAGAGCCGGGAAGACTACCTTGAAAAACTCCGTTTACTGTGCATATACCTTGCCGAAGAGAAAATACGCGAATACTACGCAAAAGGGGATTCCGAACTCGTCCAGATGGTCAGAATGCTTGATGAGATGGACCATGTCATAAACCTTCTCATAGAGCGTGCCACCGAGTGGTACATAGTGCAGAACCCGAAATTTTCGAGGAAATACAAGTCCATGAACGCCAGAAAGATGGTTGCAATAATCAGGCATGACAAGTCTTCTCTTGGAAAAATCGGTTATGAAATTGACAGGCTTTCGTCCGAGAGGACACGCCTTATGAAGGAAATATCCGGAAGGGCTGATATCGTCGCCCCCAACTGCAGTGCCCTTGTGGGGGGTCTTGTCGCGGCAAGACTGATATCTCGTGCAGGAGGTCTTATGCAGCTCTCAAAGATGCCTTCGTCAGCAATTCAGGTGCTTGGAGCCGAAAGTGCTCTTTTTACGCACCTGAAAGGCAATACCCCGTCTCCAAAGCACGGGATAATTTTTCAGCACAGGAGGGTCCACAACTCAAAGTCAGAAGTCAGGGGGAAAGTGTCCCGTGCACTCGGTGGGAAACTCTCAATTGCATCGAAGATTGACTATTTCAGGGGTGAAGCCGACGAGGCTTTCATAGAATCTGCCCAGAAAAGAATAGACTCTGTTTTTTCACAGTCCGGGGATGATGCAGAATGA
- a CDS encoding calcium/sodium antiporter: MIIAVFMFIAGLLLLVKGADYFVDGGGGLAARYGVSASTIGVTVIAFGTSLPEFGVSINALLSGDSGIATGNILGSNIANIALVLALCALIKPSIIYESMKGKRWIGNEAYLMIAATLVFALFALSGTLGTISGIVFLSVFLVILTYIWKSGASDGENVESHGKKDYIFIIGGLLGVVIGSQLLLNGSLTIAEYLGIPSFIIGMSMVAVGTSLPELVTSLMAIIKGQGGISIGNLFGSNIFNLLFVLGIGALLKPVAIPDFSDVIIMCIFTFAGIILFVKNRAFTRIWAVVLLAGYFAYMGLLFA; encoded by the coding sequence ATGATTATTGCAGTTTTTATGTTTATAGCAGGCCTTTTGCTTCTTGTAAAAGGTGCAGATTATTTCGTTGACGGAGGCGGAGGGCTTGCGGCAAGATACGGGGTATCCGCGTCGACAATCGGTGTTACCGTAATTGCATTCGGGACTTCGCTTCCCGAATTTGGTGTGAGCATAAACGCCCTTCTCTCCGGGGACTCCGGAATTGCGACAGGAAATATCCTCGGAAGCAATATAGCCAATATTGCCCTTGTCCTTGCCCTCTGCGCCCTGATAAAGCCTTCAATAATCTATGAAAGTATGAAGGGGAAGAGATGGATAGGAAACGAAGCATACCTGATGATAGCGGCAACACTTGTTTTCGCGCTGTTTGCCCTTTCAGGCACGCTCGGGACTATAAGCGGAATTGTTTTTCTTTCAGTGTTTCTTGTAATCCTCACATATATCTGGAAAAGCGGCGCTTCTGACGGCGAGAATGTAGAATCCCACGGAAAAAAGGACTATATTTTTATTATTGGGGGTCTTCTGGGTGTTGTCATAGGCTCCCAGCTCCTTTTAAACGGCTCTCTTACTATTGCAGAATATTTAGGCATCCCTTCATTTATTATAGGGATGTCAATGGTCGCCGTGGGGACTTCACTCCCTGAGCTTGTAACCTCTCTTATGGCGATAATAAAGGGCCAGGGGGGAATTTCAATAGGAAACCTCTTCGGGAGCAACATATTCAACCTTCTCTTCGTCCTCGGGATAGGTGCTCTCCTGAAACCGGTCGCGATACCTGATTTTTCCGACGTTATAATTATGTGCATCTTTACGTTTGCAGGGATAATTCTCTTCGTTAAAAACAGGGCGTTTACAAGAATCTGGGCAGTTGTCCTCCTTGCCGGGTACTTTGCATATATGGGTTTACTGTTTGCGTAG
- a CDS encoding molybdenum cofactor synthesis domain-containing protein, whose translation MVYIPRTVINLKLLPRKEAKRIILSSFKKPDNMVLLSVPDACGCISAEPVYSKRTNPPLLLAGPDGIAVKSAETKKAGEDKPVEIEAPRVNTGMPMPEGFDADIAIEEVTKVAENIYRVHTPVSAYENTIPMGSDIKEGDMILDKGHIITPLDIGALLTYGITEIFVKEWKVGLIATGDEIISPYETPMPGQIVNSNSYIFAAYLKQYKVTPVLYPIIHDNRDAIAEGLKKALGECDMVLVFGGSSAGSKDFTVDALEESGEILYHGVAMGPGKPVTLARVNEKPALGMPGPSVSSRTAFHELVCPLMKQWGVPVTPDTTVRGVLTQDIPAFGNFDLFMMVKVAEKDGKTLITPLPRAFGQMNGVRADGILHKKSGTGALSAGDEAEVQMLRQNPFSGPESSPE comes from the coding sequence GTGGTTTACATACCGCGAACAGTCATTAATTTAAAACTTCTGCCCAGAAAAGAGGCAAAAAGGATAATTTTGTCGTCCTTTAAAAAACCGGACAATATGGTTTTACTCTCCGTCCCGGATGCGTGCGGATGCATTTCTGCAGAACCTGTCTATTCAAAGAGGACAAATCCTCCGCTGCTACTCGCAGGACCTGACGGAATTGCCGTAAAAAGTGCGGAGACAAAAAAAGCCGGAGAGGACAAACCTGTAGAGATTGAAGCACCCAGGGTAAACACCGGGATGCCTATGCCTGAAGGTTTTGATGCCGACATAGCAATAGAAGAGGTGACAAAGGTCGCAGAGAACATTTACAGGGTTCATACTCCGGTATCCGCTTACGAGAACACCATTCCAATGGGCTCGGATATAAAAGAAGGGGATATGATACTTGACAAAGGGCATATAATAACCCCGCTCGACATAGGTGCACTGCTTACATACGGAATTACAGAAATTTTCGTTAAAGAATGGAAAGTCGGCCTTATTGCAACGGGTGACGAGATAATATCCCCCTATGAAACCCCAATGCCGGGCCAGATAGTAAACAGCAACTCGTATATTTTTGCGGCTTACCTTAAGCAGTATAAAGTTACACCGGTATTGTACCCTATTATTCATGACAACCGCGATGCTATCGCAGAAGGACTTAAAAAGGCTCTGGGGGAATGCGATATGGTCCTTGTATTCGGGGGGTCCTCTGCCGGGTCAAAGGATTTCACCGTAGACGCACTTGAAGAATCCGGCGAAATTCTCTATCACGGGGTTGCAATGGGACCGGGAAAACCCGTAACACTTGCAAGAGTAAATGAAAAACCTGCCCTGGGAATGCCGGGTCCTTCAGTTTCGTCAAGAACTGCATTTCACGAGCTCGTATGCCCGCTGATGAAGCAGTGGGGAGTGCCTGTCACTCCTGACACTACCGTCCGCGGAGTGCTTACGCAGGATATACCCGCTTTTGGAAATTTCGACCTTTTCATGATGGTAAAAGTCGCGGAAAAGGACGGAAAAACTCTCATAACACCTCTTCCGAGAGCATTCGGCCAGATGAACGGCGTCAGGGCAGACGGTATCCTTCACAAAAAATCAGGAACAGGTGCACTTTCTGCAGGAGATGAAGCTGAAGTGCAGATGCTAAGACAAAACCCTTTCTCCGGGCCGGAGAGTTCCCCGGAATAA
- a CDS encoding winged helix-turn-helix transcriptional regulator, with the protein MNLRGPVIALVLILILVYIHQASVDSNIIVTPSADSPDFFREDNVRALNWWEVTPIQHFISIIGLYSLYLIPIASVITIITGFFFGIKQIKKNNVLENERREDIVRIIKSNPGITLGEIENITRINHSSLRYHLKILFREGKIFSTKQYKRRHYFGRFNDYNHYSSDKRIISDCPKTEDILRYISMNPGCTQRDLMEYTKLSSPTISWHIGRLSSNNLIDIEKEKNSNHYYVTKKEGFFLSIKL; encoded by the coding sequence ATGAATCTTAGGGGGCCAGTTATAGCATTAGTACTGATATTAATTCTTGTCTATATCCATCAGGCTTCAGTTGATTCTAATATTATTGTAACGCCGAGTGCTGATTCGCCTGATTTTTTTAGGGAAGATAATGTTCGTGCTCTTAACTGGTGGGAAGTCACCCCTATTCAGCATTTTATTTCAATAATTGGGTTATACTCTTTATATTTAATACCTATAGCAAGTGTTATCACAATAATTACAGGTTTCTTTTTTGGTATTAAGCAGATTAAAAAAAATAATGTCCTTGAAAATGAACGAAGAGAGGATATAGTTAGAATAATTAAAAGCAACCCAGGAATTACTTTAGGAGAAATTGAGAATATAACAAGAATTAACCATAGTTCCCTGAGATATCATCTCAAAATTTTGTTTCGTGAAGGAAAAATTTTTTCGACAAAACAGTACAAAAGGAGACATTACTTTGGAAGATTTAATGATTATAATCATTATTCCAGTGATAAAAGAATTATATCTGATTGCCCAAAAACTGAGGATATTCTGAGGTATATATCTATGAATCCGGGTTGTACTCAGAGAGACCTTATGGAATATACAAAATTATCTTCTCCTACAATATCATGGCATATTGGAAGGCTTAGTTCAAATAATCTTATAGATATAGAAAAGGAAAAAAATTCTAATCATTATTATGTTACTAAAAAAGAAGGATTTTTTCTTTCTATCAAATTGTAA
- a CDS encoding DUF2179 domain-containing protein: protein MTDPDLFNYLILPVLIFFARIADVSFGTMRIIFISRGLKYLAPFVGFFEISIWLIAISQVLKDGTPVPAFIGYALGFACGNYIGILIEERMALGVSVIRTITQHDATKLVNYLKNEGFRTTTVGAKGQYGSVNIILIVVKRKDIPQVLRSINKYNPKAFYTIEDVRSAGGTFFSPDGMIPKRGLGKFTRKGK from the coding sequence ATGACAGACCCGGACTTATTCAATTATCTCATACTGCCTGTTTTGATATTCTTTGCAAGAATTGCCGACGTTTCGTTCGGGACGATGAGAATCATCTTTATCTCCCGGGGACTTAAGTACCTGGCACCTTTTGTCGGTTTTTTTGAGATAAGCATCTGGCTTATTGCAATAAGCCAGGTCTTAAAGGACGGGACTCCTGTTCCTGCATTTATAGGATATGCACTTGGTTTTGCCTGCGGGAACTATATAGGAATTCTTATCGAAGAGAGGATGGCCCTCGGGGTGTCTGTTATCAGGACAATAACACAACATGATGCAACAAAGCTCGTAAATTACCTGAAAAATGAGGGTTTTCGCACAACAACTGTCGGTGCAAAAGGGCAGTATGGCAGTGTAAACATAATATTAATTGTAGTAAAAAGAAAAGATATCCCGCAGGTCCTAAGGTCCATTAACAAGTACAACCCTAAGGCATTTTATACTATAGAGGACGTTAGAAGTGCAGGAGGAACTTTTTTTTCACCTGACGGTATGATACCGAAAAGGGGTCTTGGAAAGTTTACAAGGAAGGGCAAATAA
- a CDS encoding 4Fe-4S binding protein, producing the protein MPQAAGFLYGILALLIIAVLWKTKRMSRKTGYLFLVISALSGFILFAPVAPYQFQTIFIRNLSSNSATVFVVISGLVLIFALSFAFGRIFCGNICPVGVLQEIVSLLPVKKRGKYLKKYSVAIRAFVFLVILVSGLLFSVSVLGILGVRDFFYLDIASASFFVFALILLISVFVYRPFCRFLCPYGVFLAVAASRSVCKFRRTDKCIECGKCEKVCPVNEAGVFDSKSECYMCGRCTEVCPVDGALVYSGAFSRTGGSKKAENE; encoded by the coding sequence TTGCCGCAGGCAGCAGGATTTCTCTATGGTATTCTTGCACTTTTGATTATTGCCGTTTTGTGGAAGACAAAAAGGATGAGCAGGAAAACAGGTTATTTGTTTCTGGTCATATCGGCACTGTCAGGTTTTATTCTCTTTGCGCCGGTAGCACCGTACCAGTTCCAGACTATTTTTATCAGAAACCTTTCCTCAAACAGTGCGACCGTTTTTGTTGTAATATCAGGTCTTGTTCTGATATTTGCTCTTAGTTTTGCTTTTGGAAGGATTTTCTGCGGAAATATCTGTCCTGTAGGCGTTTTGCAGGAGATTGTCTCTCTTTTGCCGGTCAAAAAAAGAGGAAAGTACCTTAAAAAATACTCGGTTGCGATACGAGCTTTTGTCTTTTTAGTAATTCTTGTTTCCGGGCTTTTGTTTTCTGTAAGTGTTCTCGGAATTCTTGGCGTAAGAGACTTTTTTTATCTTGATATTGCATCGGCTTCATTTTTTGTATTTGCACTTATTCTTTTAATATCGGTTTTTGTATACAGGCCGTTTTGCAGGTTTTTATGCCCTTACGGGGTATTTCTTGCCGTTGCGGCGTCGAGAAGTGTCTGCAAATTCAGGAGGACGGATAAGTGCATTGAGTGTGGTAAGTGTGAAAAGGTCTGTCCTGTCAACGAGGCGGGGGTTTTTGACAGCAAATCGGAGTGTTATATGTGCGGACGCTGCACGGAGGTATGTCCTGTAGATGGTGCTCTTGTGTATTCCGGTGCTTTTTCTAGGACTGGCGGGAGTAAAAAAGCGGAAAATGAGTAA
- the argF gene encoding ornithine carbamoyltransferase → MTDKTETEKCREIRNIVKNSSFTTLRDFSKEQIEYLIKLSRKLKYAKYRHQEIKYLEGKEIALIFEKPSTRTRCSFEIAAYDQGAHVTYLGPEGTQIGHKESIKDTARVLGRLYDAIEYRGFSQENVEILAKYAGVPVYNGLTDEFHPTQILADILTITEHSDKKLTDVSICYLGDGRNNTANSLLLGASILGMDIRICSPGSLMPNDDITGFCKKAAEKSGGRLTFTKDPKTGVSGADFIYTDVWVSMGEPDEVWNERIKLLMPYQVNADLIKASKNPNVKFMHCLPSFHNTETEVGKKLCNKYGYSALETTEDVFESEYSIVFDQAENRMHTIKAVMVATLAEREP, encoded by the coding sequence ATGACAGATAAAACTGAAACGGAAAAATGCAGGGAAATCAGGAATATAGTAAAGAACAGCAGTTTTACAACACTTAGGGATTTTTCAAAAGAGCAGATAGAATATCTGATAAAACTTTCAAGAAAACTCAAATATGCCAAATACAGGCACCAGGAGATAAAATATCTTGAGGGAAAAGAGATAGCACTAATATTTGAAAAACCCTCAACAAGGACACGCTGTTCGTTTGAGATAGCCGCTTACGACCAGGGTGCCCATGTCACATACCTCGGACCGGAAGGTACACAGATAGGGCACAAGGAGTCCATAAAGGATACCGCAAGAGTTCTGGGAAGACTTTACGATGCAATAGAATACCGTGGGTTTTCTCAGGAAAACGTGGAAATTCTTGCAAAATATGCAGGTGTGCCCGTATACAACGGCCTTACCGATGAATTTCATCCGACACAGATACTTGCTGACATCCTTACGATAACCGAGCATTCGGACAAAAAACTCACTGATGTCTCAATATGCTACCTGGGCGACGGGCGGAACAATACTGCAAATTCACTCCTTCTCGGTGCATCCATTCTCGGAATGGACATAAGGATATGCAGCCCGGGAAGTCTTATGCCAAACGATGATATAACAGGGTTCTGCAAAAAGGCTGCGGAAAAATCAGGCGGAAGGCTCACATTTACAAAAGACCCGAAAACCGGCGTATCCGGTGCGGACTTTATTTACACTGATGTCTGGGTCTCTATGGGTGAACCTGACGAAGTATGGAACGAACGAATTAAACTTCTTATGCCCTACCAGGTGAACGCCGACCTGATAAAGGCGTCAAAAAACCCAAATGTAAAATTCATGCACTGTCTCCCTTCATTTCACAATACCGAAACTGAAGTCGGAAAGAAACTCTGTAATAAATACGGCTACTCAGCACTTGAAACAACAGAGGATGTATTTGAATCAGAATATTCCATAGTGTTTGACCAGGCCGAAAACAGGATGCACACTATAAAAGCAGTGATGGTCGCAACTCTTGCGGAAAGAGAACCTTAA
- a CDS encoding tripartite tricarboxylate transporter permease produces MIEIVLGLFIGIVLGTISGLIPGIHSNTMAGILLSAETGFLAIFGETAMAVSLVVALIVHTFLDIVPGTFFGIPDADTALSVLPAHRFCLEGRGSEAVRLSAVGSAFGTALSMPVFAVFLVILPFLQPYIDWWVGIILITVSGILIVWSESPEWSFAVFIVSGVLGVFSFEYSWLCAGFAGDSSVLMPLLAGLFGISVLLNSSGGKMPKQVNGTVTAKRKDILKYSAAGTVAGSAVGWLPGLSNASANAVLASAVRMDREGGGFIIATSAANTANAFISIAAFYAVSRMRNGVMTAFSHLQSLPRVSFVLTYAVFAAVAGYILAILFSRSGGLFAGMNVKKMSTVVIVFMASLTFVFTGFFGLVILILATATGLVPALVNIRRVPCMGAVMIPVILWSFSII; encoded by the coding sequence ATGATTGAGATTGTACTCGGCCTTTTCATAGGGATAGTCCTCGGAACAATAAGCGGTCTTATTCCCGGAATACACTCAAATACGATGGCCGGAATTCTTCTCTCCGCTGAAACCGGTTTTCTTGCAATCTTCGGGGAAACGGCAATGGCAGTGTCCCTTGTCGTAGCGCTGATAGTCCATACTTTTCTTGACATAGTCCCGGGAACGTTTTTTGGAATTCCTGATGCAGACACGGCCCTCTCCGTTCTTCCTGCCCACAGGTTCTGTCTTGAGGGAAGGGGAAGCGAGGCCGTGAGGCTTTCTGCTGTCGGAAGCGCCTTCGGGACAGCACTGAGTATGCCGGTGTTTGCGGTATTTTTAGTGATACTTCCGTTTTTGCAGCCGTACATAGACTGGTGGGTCGGAATAATACTCATAACAGTATCGGGAATTCTTATAGTATGGTCCGAATCGCCTGAATGGTCGTTTGCAGTCTTTATAGTATCTGGAGTTCTCGGGGTTTTTTCGTTTGAATATTCCTGGCTCTGCGCAGGTTTTGCCGGGGATTCATCTGTTCTGATGCCTCTTCTTGCAGGTCTTTTCGGGATATCCGTCCTCCTGAATTCGTCCGGAGGTAAAATGCCAAAACAGGTGAATGGAACCGTAACGGCAAAAAGAAAGGATATTTTAAAGTACAGTGCTGCCGGGACAGTAGCAGGTTCTGCCGTTGGATGGCTCCCGGGCCTTTCGAATGCCTCCGCAAATGCAGTACTTGCTTCGGCAGTCAGAATGGACAGGGAAGGCGGCGGATTTATAATTGCTACAAGTGCGGCCAATACAGCGAACGCTTTCATATCAATTGCGGCTTTTTATGCGGTATCAAGGATGAGAAACGGTGTAATGACGGCATTTTCTCACCTGCAAAGTCTTCCCCGGGTTTCGTTTGTGCTCACTTACGCCGTTTTCGCCGCAGTTGCCGGATATATTCTGGCTATTCTGTTCTCGCGGTCAGGGGGCCTTTTTGCCGGCATGAACGTAAAAAAGATGAGTACAGTCGTAATCGTATTCATGGCCTCACTGACTTTTGTTTTCACCGGATTTTTCGGGCTGGTGATTCTTATCCTTGCAACGGCAACGGGTCTTGTCCCTGCACTCGTAAACATAAGGCGTGTCCCTTGCATGGGAGCAGTGATGATACCGGTAATCCTCTGGTCGTTTTCGATAATCTGA
- a CDS encoding RNA-guided pseudouridylation complex pseudouridine synthase subunit Cbf5: MSEEFRDPAIEKLLECGIIAVDKPQGPSSHQVTAWVREIFGGDIRIGHGGTLDPMVSGVLIIMLGRAVRLAPVILKHKKEYIVVMRLHGDVLREDICKTAEEFSGRVYQRPPRKSAVRRQLRIRTIYNIEILDIKDSLVLMRVACEAGTYIRSLCIHMALAMGVGGQMEELRRSESGSLFLSDSCTLQDLKDAFVFYKEGNPGPLKKMLLPAERLVAGIPSVRIRDSAVEAVCSGAVLAGVGVLEKENFRRDAIVAVMTEKNELVCLGKALVSSEEFSPGDNGLVVSPLAVIMKRGTYRKGWTKKSHSQNNSGKKKEEIKNERGGKSEIMADEIKITENSGKVRPEAKFKGKDKNQKGNMKKGSGKKGPVVIKPNLKSEPKRNLRSAPPKSREDKRDGQLKNRGKRNKPGHSGQQQQGQSDKSASHSVAKGSVKAFQPYRKIRK; the protein is encoded by the coding sequence ATGAGCGAAGAGTTCAGAGACCCGGCTATAGAAAAACTGCTTGAATGCGGAATAATTGCAGTCGACAAACCGCAGGGGCCGTCAAGCCACCAGGTTACCGCGTGGGTCAGGGAAATTTTTGGTGGTGACATAAGAATAGGTCACGGCGGAACGCTCGACCCGATGGTCTCGGGTGTCCTGATAATAATGCTTGGAAGGGCCGTGAGGCTTGCTCCCGTGATTCTTAAGCATAAAAAGGAGTACATCGTTGTCATGAGGCTTCACGGAGACGTCTTAAGGGAGGACATCTGCAAAACCGCGGAAGAGTTCAGCGGGCGGGTCTACCAGAGGCCGCCGAGAAAAAGTGCTGTCCGCCGCCAGCTTCGTATAAGAACGATATACAATATAGAAATACTCGACATAAAAGACAGTCTTGTCCTGATGCGTGTCGCATGCGAAGCCGGGACATACATCCGCTCTTTATGCATACATATGGCGCTTGCGATGGGAGTGGGAGGACAGATGGAGGAGCTCAGAAGGTCAGAATCGGGATCTCTTTTCCTTTCCGACTCCTGCACTCTCCAGGACCTGAAAGATGCCTTCGTCTTCTACAAAGAGGGAAACCCGGGACCTCTCAAAAAGATGCTTCTCCCGGCAGAAAGGCTTGTTGCAGGAATTCCTTCCGTCAGGATACGTGACTCCGCTGTTGAAGCCGTATGCAGCGGTGCCGTGCTTGCAGGCGTCGGTGTCCTTGAAAAGGAGAACTTCAGGCGTGATGCAATCGTTGCGGTTATGACTGAGAAAAATGAACTTGTCTGCCTCGGAAAAGCGCTTGTTTCATCGGAGGAGTTCAGTCCGGGTGACAACGGTCTTGTCGTATCACCTCTTGCAGTTATAATGAAGAGAGGGACATACCGGAAGGGCTGGACAAAAAAATCACATTCACAGAATAATTCCGGCAAAAAAAAGGAAGAGATAAAAAATGAGAGAGGAGGGAAATCTGAAATAATGGCGGATGAAATCAAAATTACGGAAAATTCAGGAAAAGTCAGACCTGAAGCGAAATTTAAAGGGAAGGATAAAAATCAAAAAGGTAACATGAAAAAGGGTTCGGGGAAAAAAGGGCCTGTCGTAATAAAACCCAACTTAAAGTCCGAACCAAAGAGAAACCTCAGGTCAGCCCCCCCTAAAAGCAGAGAGGACAAAAGAGACGGACAGCTAAAAAACAGGGGGAAAAGGAATAAGCCCGGACATTCAGGTCAGCAGCAACAGGGACAGTCCGATAAGTCCGCCTCCCACAGCGTTGCGAAGGGCTCAGTGAAGGCGTTTCAGCCGTACAGGAAAATAAGGAAGTAA